The DNA sequence GGGTCAGGCTTCAACCCTTGCAGGGTTAAGGGACGAAACCACAAAGTATACTGTTAACGTTGTCTGCGCTTCGGGAATGCTTGCCATTGAATCCGCCTACAGGGAGATAAAGCTTGGAGAACGTGATCTCATTGTGGCTGGAGGTATGGAAAGCATGTCCAATTCTCCAATGATAATCCCACCGGATTTCAGGTGGGGGCCCAAGCAGCTTCTATACAAGAACATGAAAATAGAAGATACCATGCTAAAGGATGGTCTGATGGATGCGTTTTACTTTGAGCACATGGGAGTATCGGCGGAATCCACAGGCAAGAAATACGGTATAACGAGGCAACAGGCGGATGAATTCTCTGTAAGAAGCCAGGAATTTGCTTCCAGGGCAACCTCTACCGGAGAATTTTCCAGGGAAATAGTTACCCTTGAACAGATTTCAAAGGATGAGGGTATCAGGAAGACGAGTGTCGACGATTTGCGCAAACTACAGCCGGCTTTTGACAGGAACGGCATATTAACAGCAGGTAACTCCTCACAACTTTCAGATGGGGCTTCTGCAGTCCTTGTCGCTTCTGAAAAGGCCGTGAAGGACTATGACCTGAAACCCATTGCGGTAATAACTGGCTATGAATCCGCATCTCTGAACTCACGGGACTTCGTCGAGGCCCCGATACCAGCTACCAGAAAACTGCTCGAAAGGCAGGGGAAGAACATAGGATACTACGATCTGGTTGAACACAATGAGGCTTTCTCCATCGCGTCACTTGTTGTCCAGAAGGAACTTTCCATTCCGGATGAGAGATTCAATGTGAACGGCGGTGCCATTGCAATCGGTCATCCTCTTGGGAACAGCGGTTCGAGAATAGTGGTGACACTAATAAATGCCCTCCGGGCAAGGAAATTGACAACCGGGCTGGCAACAATATGCCATGGCGGCGGAGGCGGGCATACTATGACTCTTGAACTTGTCTGACAGTCTCTGTATATTGGAATCAGGATAGTCCTGTCCACTGTATCTGACGGCTGGCAAAACTTTGTAACCATTAATGCCGATGAAGAAAGTGGATCAGCTGTTGAAGTAATAGGATGGAGTTATTTTCGCAACGGAACGTCCATTCACAAAAATTCCAAGCAGTATTCGTAATTTTCTGGGTAGGAATCCCGAATCGTTTTGGAAAACTAAAGGAAGGAAAGATGTTATACATTCAGAATTTATACATGATCCGGATAATAACAACAAAAGGTGGATGCTGGCATGGTTGAATACAATAATTTAAAGGTTGAAGACAGCGGCAAAATCAGGGTTGTAAGGATATCAAAAGAGTCAAATCTAAATCCTCTTGACATTGAGA is a window from the Thermoplasmatales archaeon genome containing:
- a CDS encoding acetyl-CoA acetyltransferase — encoded protein: MEYVKSSLKIRDFWLNDRNYEIPWSYRVSIEYLRFLESGMLLLSPTLMIFPTQTDMGFVERNTKIPCKLNASSLLIEKGNIDHCDNHKLQMSNVYIVSAKRTPIGKFGKSTVKLRAPELGAAAIKGILSDSGVSPERIEEVIMGNVIQAGVGQNPAGQASTLAGLRDETTKYTVNVVCASGMLAIESAYREIKLGERDLIVAGGMESMSNSPMIIPPDFRWGPKQLLYKNMKIEDTMLKDGLMDAFYFEHMGVSAESTGKKYGITRQQADEFSVRSQEFASRATSTGEFSREIVTLEQISKDEGIRKTSVDDLRKLQPAFDRNGILTAGNSSQLSDGASAVLVASEKAVKDYDLKPIAVITGYESASLNSRDFVEAPIPATRKLLERQGKNIGYYDLVEHNEAFSIASLVVQKELSIPDERFNVNGGAIAIGHPLGNSGSRIVVTLINALRARKLTTGLATICHGGGGGHTMTLELV